In one Populus nigra chromosome 12, ddPopNigr1.1, whole genome shotgun sequence genomic region, the following are encoded:
- the LOC133668911 gene encoding cytochrome P450 89A2-like: MEIWLLVLISLSLCAFLKALFNRVFLSQTHNLPPAPFTFPVIGNILWIRKSTSELERAIRSLNQKLGPMVTLHMGSRPAIFIADRSLAYIALIQKGAVFANRPPAPATSRVLSNQRNINSSFYGPTWRLLRRNLTSEILHPSRVKTFGHARKWVLNILMNQFKLLSNSGDPVRVVDHFQYAMFCLLVFMCFGDKLEEKQIQEVEQVQRRMVVNISRFNILNFWPSLSKIVLRKRWAEFLQLHKDREDVILPLIRERKKLKEQRLRKLNMEENKDEYVLSYVDTLLDLQLPDEKRKLNDLEIVSLCNEFLNGGTDTTTTALQWIMANLVKYPQIQEKLLLEIKEVVGEGEEVVKEDDLQKMPYLKAIILEGLRRHPPARMVLPHAVTEDTVLGGFLVPKNGTVNFMVADIGWDSKAWEDPMAFKPERFLNSEREAFDITGSREIKMMPFGAGRRICPGYGLAMLHLEYFVANLILNFEWKAVDGDDIDLSEKQELTIVMKNPLRAHLSRRVAS, from the coding sequence ATGGAGATATGGCTCCTCGTTCtcatctctctctcactctgtGCCTTCCTTAAAGCCCTCTTTAACCGTGTTTTTCTTTCCCAGACTCACAACCTCCCTCCAGCCCCCTTCACCTTCCCTGTTATTGGCAACATCTTATGGATCCGTAAATCCACCTCCGAGCTGGAGCGTGCCATCCGCTCCCTCAACCAAAAGCTAGGCCCGATGGTCACCCTCCACATGGGCTCTCGCCCCGCCATCTTTATAGCTGATCGCTCCCTTGCTTACATTGCTTTGATCCAGAAAGGGGCAGTTTTTGCTAACCGCCCACCTGCTCCTGCTACAAGCAGAGTGCTTAGCAATCAGCGTAACATCAACTCTTCATTCTACGGTCCTACTTGGCGTCTCCTCCGTCGAAACCTCACATCAGAAATCCTCCATCCTTCGCGGGTTAAGACGTTTGGTCATGCTCGTAAATGGGTGTTGAATATCTTGATGAACCAATTTAAGTTGTTGTCCAATTCTGGGGACCCTGTTCGTGTAGTTGATCATTTTCAGTATGCTATGTTTTGTCTGTTAGTGTTCATGTGTTTCGGTGACAAATTAGAGGAGAAACAGATTCAAGAGGTCGAACAAGTTCAGCGTCGCATGGTGGTGAATATAAGTAGATTCAATATACTTAATTTCTGGCCAAGTTTGAGCAAGATAGTGCTTCGTAAACGATGGGCAGAGTTCTTGCAGCTTCACAAGGACCGAGAAGATGTAATCCTTCCATTgataagagaaagaaagaagttgaAGGAACAGAGgttgagaaaattaaatatgGAGGAGAACAAGGATGAGTATGTCTTGTCTTATGTTGATACGCTGCTGGATCTGCAACTTCCTGATGAGAAACGAAAGCTTAATGACCTCGAAATTGTTAGTTTATGCAACGAGTTCCTTAATGGCGGCACGGATACTACCACAACAGCCTTGCAGTGGATCATGGCAAATCTGGTGAAGTATCCACAGATTCAGGAGAAGCTGCTCCTGGAAATCAAAGAGGTTGTTGGAGAAGGAGAGGAAGTGGTTAAAGAAGACGATTTACAAAAGATGCCTTATCTAAAAGCAATAATTTTAGAAGGGTTAAGGAGGCACCCGCCTGCACGTATGGTGTTGCCACATGCTGTGACTGAAGATACGGTGCTGGGTGGATTCTTGGTTCCTAAAAATGGGACTGTAAATTTCATGGTTGCTGATATAGGTTGGGATTCGAAGGCGTGGGAGGATCCCATGGCATTCAAGCCTGAAAGGTTTCTGAATAGTGAAAGGGAAGCATTTGATATAACAGGAAGTAGAGAGATTAAGATGATGCCTTTTGGAGCTGGAAGGAGAATTTGCCCTGGTTATGGTTTAGCAATGCTTCATTTGGAATATTTTGTGGCTAATTTGATCTTGAATTTTGAGTGGAAGGCTGTGGATGGAGATGATATTGATTTGTCTGAGAAGCAAGAACTTACCATTGTAATGAAGAATCCACTGCGCGCCCACCTATCTCGCAGAGTTGCAAGTTGA
- the LOC133668969 gene encoding cytochrome P450 89A2-like — translation MEIWLLVLISLSLCAFLKALFNRVFLSQTHNLPPAPFTFPVIGNILWIRKSTSELERAIRSLNQKLGPMVTLHMGSRPAIFIADRSLAYMALVQKGAVFANRPPAPATSRVLGSNQHNISSSFYGPTWRLLRRTLTSEILHPSRVKTFGHDRKWVLNILMNQFKLLSKSGDPVRVVDHLQYAMFCLLVFMCFGDKLEEKQIQEIEQVQRRMVVKLSRFNILNFWPNLSKIVLRKQWAEFLQLRKDQEDVILPLIRARKKLKEQRLRKLNMEENKDEYVLSYVDTLLDLQLPDEKRKLNDLEIVSLCNEFLNAGTDTTTTALQWILANLVKYPQIQEKLLLEIKEVVGEGEEVVKEDDLQKMPYLKAIILEGLRRHPPARMVLPHAVTEDTVLGGFLVPKNGTVNFMVADIGWDSKAWEDPMAFKPERFLNSEREAFDITGSREIKMMPFGAGRRICPGYGLAMLHLEYFVANLILNFEWKAVDGDDIDLSEKQELTIVMKNPLRAHLSRRVAS, via the coding sequence ATGGAGATATGGCTCCTCGTTCtcatctctctctcactctgtGCCTTCCTTAAAGCCCTCTTTAACCGTGTTTTTCTTTCCCAAACTCACAACCTCCCTCCAGCCCCCTTCACCTTCCCTGTTATTGGCAACATCTTATGGATCCGTAAATCCACCTCCGAGCTGGAGCGTGCCATCCGCTCCCTCAACCAAAAGCTAGGCCCGATGGTCACCCTCCACATGGGCTCTCGCCCCGCCATCTTTATAGCTGATCGCTCCCTTGCTTACATGGCTTTGGTCCAGAAAGGGGCAGTTTTTGCTAACCGCCCACCTGCTCCTGCTACAAGCAGAGTGCTTGGCAGCAATCAGCATAACATCAGCTCTTCATTCTACGGTCCTACTTGGCGCCTCCTCCGTCGAACCCTCACATCAGAAATCCTCCATCCTTCGCGGGTTAAGACGTTTGGTCATGATCGTAAATGGGTGTTGAATATCTTGATGAACCAATTTAAGTTGTTGTCCAAGTCTGGGGACCCTGTTCGTGTAGTTGATCATTTACAGTATGCTATGTTTTGTCTGTTAGTGTTCATGTGTTTCGGGGACAAATTAGAGGAGAAACAGATTCAAGAGATCGAACAAGTTCAGCGTCGCATGGTGGTGAAGCTAAGTAGATTCAATATACTTAATTTCTGGCCAAATTTGAGCAAGATAGTGCTTCGTAAGCAATGGGCAGAGTTCTTGCAGCTTCGCAAGGACCAAGAAGATGTAATCCTTCCATTAATAAGAGCAAGAAAGAAGTTGAAGGAACAGAGgttgagaaaattaaatatgGAGGAGAATAAGGATGAGTATGTCTTGTCTTATGTTGATACGCTGCTGGATCTGCAACTTCCTGATGAGAAACGAAAGCTTAATGACCTCGAAATTGTTAGTTTATGCAACGAGTTCCTTAATGCCGGCACGGATACTACCACAACAGCCTTGCAGTGGATCTTGGCAAATCTGGTTAAGTATCCACAAATTCAGGAGAAGCTGCTACTGGAAATCAAAGAGGTTGTTGGAGAAGGAGAGGAAGTGGTTAAAGAAGACGATTTACAAAAGATGCCTTATCTAAAAGCAATAATTTTAGAAGGGTTAAGGAGGCACCCGCCTGCACGTATGGTGTTGCCACATGCTGTGACTGAAGATACGGTGCTGGGTGGATTCTTGGTTCCTAAAAATGGGACTGTAAATTTCATGGTTGCTGATATAGGTTGGGATTCGAAGGCGTGGGAGGATCCCATGGCATTCAAGCCTGAAAGGTTTCTGAATAGTGAAAGGGAAGCATTTGATATAACAGGAAGTAGAGAGATTAAGATGATGCCTTTTGGAGCTGGAAGGAGAATTTGCCCTGGTTATGGTTTAGCAATGCTTCATTTGGAATATTTTGTGGCTAATTTGATCTTGAATTTTGAGTGGAAGGCTGTGGATGGAGATGATATTGATTTGTCTGAGAAGCAAGAACTTACCATTGTAATGAAGAATCCACTGCGCGCCCACTTATCTCGCAGAGTTGCAAGTTGA